From a region of the Rhodoligotrophos appendicifer genome:
- a CDS encoding endonuclease/exonuclease/phosphatase family protein, translating to MRNVSGVRMFAWSVIALTLGILSIASLLPLLGTDWWLIRMMDFPRLQFLFALIIVLPATLLLSPKAALSGAAGLIGVCAITYNIYKLASFTPPAVEVAATVVECSPGSRVRVLVANVHRGNEGAEELIEIIRKTEPDLFLAVETDEWWDMALRQLEPIFAEKVQQVAGARSYFGMHLFSKFRLLDTKILFPVGDHVPAIKTAVRLPGGETISFYGIHPRPPGLFQSSTMRDAQLLSAGLAARETDIPTVLAGDFNAVPWDHVFSRTLRTGGLLDPRIGRGFMPTFSAQNWLMSWPLDHILFTEEIGLMRLQRLPSFGSDHYPLLTDLCHMPSLATVQEAPGLESSDVEEAEAVIRMALEGR from the coding sequence ATGAGGAACGTGTCCGGGGTGAGGATGTTCGCGTGGTCGGTTATCGCGCTCACACTCGGTATCTTGAGCATTGCATCGCTTCTTCCCCTCCTTGGAACTGACTGGTGGCTGATCCGAATGATGGATTTCCCCCGACTCCAGTTTCTTTTTGCACTCATCATTGTGCTGCCGGCAACTTTGCTGCTGAGCCCCAAAGCAGCATTGTCAGGGGCGGCTGGCCTGATCGGGGTCTGCGCAATTACCTACAACATCTACAAGCTTGCTTCCTTCACGCCGCCAGCCGTTGAAGTGGCAGCAACAGTTGTCGAGTGTTCGCCAGGATCTCGAGTGCGCGTGCTCGTGGCGAACGTGCACCGCGGCAATGAAGGCGCCGAGGAGCTCATCGAGATCATTCGGAAAACAGAGCCGGACCTGTTCCTCGCCGTCGAAACGGACGAGTGGTGGGACATGGCTCTCCGGCAGCTTGAGCCGATTTTTGCTGAGAAAGTTCAGCAGGTAGCCGGCGCCAGGTCCTACTTCGGCATGCACCTCTTTTCGAAATTTCGCCTCCTCGACACTAAGATACTCTTCCCCGTCGGCGATCACGTGCCCGCGATTAAGACTGCGGTCCGGCTGCCTGGAGGGGAGACAATATCCTTCTACGGAATACATCCCCGGCCGCCTGGCCTCTTTCAGTCTTCAACCATGCGGGATGCACAGCTTCTGTCGGCGGGGCTTGCCGCGCGCGAGACCGATATACCGACGGTGCTCGCCGGCGACTTCAACGCGGTTCCATGGGATCATGTCTTTAGCCGCACATTAAGGACGGGTGGCCTGCTAGACCCCCGCATCGGTCGCGGTTTCATGCCGACTTTCAGTGCGCAGAATTGGCTCATGTCATGGCCTCTCGATCACATCCTCTTCACCGAAGAAATAGGCCTGATGCGCCTGCAGCGATTGCCTTCCTTCGGCTCGGATCACTATCCGCTGCTGACCGATCTCTGTCACATGCCAAGCCTTGCCACAGTGCAGGAAGCGCCCGGACTCGAATCGTCTGACGTAGAGGAGGCGGAAGCAGTGATTCGGATGGCACTCGAGGGCCGATAG
- a CDS encoding SH3 domain-containing protein produces MVGCLRQSTIFLQIPTCTRGATMNRLIKVSLGAMLAVVPGASLSIPAFAKEPELPVACASVINPRSGSADGELRRAEVQRPAPLRSGPNSSCEITYRVPPGGTVDLFGCEEGWCHVSYGTEAGFVPMAWLDPIPDRTPDFD; encoded by the coding sequence ATGGTCGGCTGCCTCAGGCAGTCGACTATCTTCTTACAAATTCCCACCTGCACACGAGGTGCCACCATGAACCGCCTCATTAAGGTTAGTCTCGGTGCCATGCTGGCTGTCGTTCCGGGCGCCTCCCTTAGCATTCCAGCGTTTGCAAAGGAGCCTGAACTGCCGGTGGCATGTGCCTCAGTCATCAATCCGCGGTCGGGCTCGGCCGATGGGGAGCTTCGGCGTGCGGAAGTCCAGCGCCCCGCGCCCCTTCGCAGCGGACCCAATTCCTCCTGCGAGATAACATATCGTGTTCCGCCAGGAGGGACAGTTGACCTTTTCGGCTGTGAGGAGGGGTGGTGCCATGTGTCTTACGGCACAGAGGCTGGTTTCGTTCCCATGGCGTGGCTGGACCCAATCCCAGACCGCACCCCCGACTTCGACTAG
- a CDS encoding phosphatase PAP2 family protein, translating to MLRNFVHRAFRHEWPVMLSLMIAASSGWALIELAEEVIEGSTHVVDTAILLAFRTPGDLADPVGPGWLEEMMRDFTALGGVGVLVLVTVGACGYLLVIGKGRASTAMLVAVGGGILISTLAKIGVDRVRPDLVPHGSYVHTASFPSGHSMMSAVVYLTLATMLARVEPRWSAKTYILASAILVTLLVGFSRVYLGVHWPTDVLAGWSVGCGWALSCWLVTLRLQHRGEIE from the coding sequence ATGCTTAGGAATTTTGTTCACCGTGCGTTTCGTCACGAGTGGCCGGTTATGCTGTCCCTGATGATCGCCGCAAGTTCCGGATGGGCTCTCATTGAACTCGCTGAGGAGGTTATTGAGGGGAGTACGCACGTTGTCGATACTGCGATCCTCCTCGCCTTCCGCACTCCCGGCGACCTGGCTGATCCCGTAGGTCCCGGGTGGTTGGAGGAAATGATGCGAGACTTCACCGCACTCGGCGGCGTCGGAGTCCTCGTTCTGGTCACTGTTGGAGCGTGCGGCTACCTGCTGGTGATCGGCAAGGGTCGAGCGTCGACTGCCATGCTGGTCGCGGTCGGAGGAGGAATTCTTATAAGCACCCTCGCGAAAATCGGGGTTGACCGTGTCAGGCCCGATCTTGTCCCGCACGGATCCTATGTGCACACAGCAAGCTTTCCAAGTGGCCATTCGATGATGTCCGCCGTTGTTTATCTGACGTTGGCTACCATGCTCGCCCGGGTCGAGCCGCGTTGGAGCGCCAAAACCTACATCCTGGCATCGGCCATTCTTGTGACGCTGTTGGTGGGCTTCAGCCGGGTCTATCTCGGAGTCCACTGGCCGACTGACGTTCTCGCCGGGTGGTCGGTGGGCTGCGGCTGGGCGCTGAGCTGTTGGTTGGTCACGCTGCGGCTTCAGCACAGAGGCGAGATCGAATAA
- a CDS encoding formate/nitrite transporter family protein has translation MESETENRLSPSSELKDLNEGEKLAVDHQSRPSAALIHETIRAEGEKELERTSIALMLSGFAAGLSIGFSVIVPAILMVALQDAPWEHLLTALGYTIGFLIVVLGRQQLFTENTLTPVLPLLKAPTVHRFGQLARLWSLVLFSNIMATWIFSAALAYTPIFDQEIKMAIAEFSQTTMKADFWPMFLKAVFAGWLIALMVWLMPGAGDAKPFVIIIVTYVVALAGFAHIIAGSVEASFLVHVGDASLAEYLFRFFCPTLLGNTIGGVALVAFLNFGQVAPEIQS, from the coding sequence ATGGAGAGCGAAACCGAAAATCGCTTGAGCCCCTCGTCCGAATTGAAAGATTTGAATGAAGGTGAGAAGCTAGCTGTCGATCATCAAAGTCGCCCGAGCGCAGCGTTAATCCATGAGACCATTCGAGCCGAAGGGGAAAAGGAGCTCGAGCGCACCAGTATAGCGCTTATGCTGTCGGGATTTGCTGCAGGACTGTCCATTGGCTTTTCTGTCATCGTTCCAGCAATCCTCATGGTCGCCCTTCAGGACGCCCCATGGGAGCATCTTCTGACTGCGCTCGGATACACGATCGGCTTTCTGATCGTGGTGCTGGGCAGGCAGCAACTCTTCACGGAAAACACCCTCACCCCTGTCCTGCCTCTCCTGAAGGCTCCGACTGTCCATCGGTTTGGTCAGTTAGCAAGGCTTTGGTCTCTCGTGTTGTTCTCCAACATCATGGCGACATGGATCTTTTCGGCGGCTCTTGCGTACACGCCCATCTTCGATCAGGAGATCAAAATGGCCATCGCCGAGTTTTCGCAAACGACGATGAAGGCGGATTTCTGGCCGATGTTTCTCAAGGCCGTCTTCGCAGGCTGGCTCATCGCGCTCATGGTCTGGCTGATGCCGGGAGCCGGAGATGCCAAGCCATTTGTAATCATTATTGTGACCTATGTCGTCGCTCTCGCAGGCTTCGCGCATATCATCGCCGGATCGGTTGAAGCGTCGTTTCTCGTCCATGTGGGCGACGCCTCCCTGGCCGAATACCTGTTCCGCTTCTTTTGTCCGACCCTGCTCGGCAACACAATCGGCGGTGTTGCCTTGGTCGCCTTTCTGAATTTCGGGCAGGTGGCTCCAGAAATTCAATCGTGA